The Larus michahellis chromosome 9, bLarMic1.1, whole genome shotgun sequence genome contains the following window.
GAGCCTCTCCCGGGCAGGTCCTGGGTGCCAGTTATTTTTCCCAAATTAGGAACAATATCACCTCTTTGCGAAGAAGATACGGACTAAAAAATCCAGAGGAAGCCTGGTCTCCATTTGTAAGCAAGGCCGCTTGTGTTGCAGCCACCTCTCGGGCTGCGTTTGTTTGGTCTcagggtgaggagggagggggccgCCTTCTCGCCTTCCCAGGAATGGAGGGATTTGGCCACAGAGCGACCAGCCCGCTCCGTCCCCGTGCGACCGAGCTGTGGTGAAGCACCCGCTGGACGGACCCCGCGTGTCGAGCATCCATATGcctgccccaggggctgctcAGCACCCGCGCCACGTTCGTTGGAAAACGGGCTCGTCTGTAATTACGCCACTGAAGAGGGTGCGAGCTGCGCTGAGCCTCCTGCTCTGGATGTGTCTGCTGGCGTCTGGGGCTGGTCGTTAAGGcggctgctgcagaggaggaaatCGGTGTTCTCAGGGCCCTGCCTGGATTACAGCTGGGCAGTCTCCTGTAGCACCGGCGCCGCTGCGCAGCCAGCGTGGAGCTCGGGTCCCTTTCACGAGCTGTTTTCCATAAAAACCCCACTGGCTGCCCTGAATTGTGCTCCCACGTCCAGCCTCCACAAGTCCCCCAGCAGCTATTCCATTGCTCTTCCCAGGCTTGAAATTGGGATTACGGGCTCAGGTCTCCCACGCATCCCCCACGGCCAAGCCTCGGTACTCGGCAATTAACCCACTGTCCCCTCAGTTTCCAAGCATTTACAGCAACACCGCAGCAGCGCAGGAATTCCCTGATTTCCTTTTCACAGCCTTTCCCAAGCCTGCCTTGCAGCCCCTTGTCAGTGCCGCTGGGATCAGAAGTACctgttcctcccctccctcccgccctggCTGAGGTAACGCATGCAGCTGCCATCCGAAAAAGAGGGCAGATGTGTCCGTTCGGTTGCATAGCCAGTTAAAATCGGATCAGCACAAAAAGCCTTTGCCCTGTTCCAAACGCTGTGCCAGttcctgctgcttgtccccccccCGTCTCAGTTAATCTCCGCGGAGCTCGGTGCCGCCCTGAAGGAGCCGGACTTTATTCCATCACGCTTCGGTGGGTGCCGTAATCGCCGGGggctcttttctctgtcttctctgtaaTTGGTATCGCTTTATCCCTGGCTTCATCCTCTGTCATCCCACCGGTgacccctcttccccctctctggCTGCTGGCGTGCAGCGACACAAGTCCTGGGGCAGACCCTGTCCTGCTGGGCCACCAGGCAGAGTTTGGACCCTGGCCCAGGcaggtttccccccccccgccacaatCACACTGCAGCTGCCCAAGGAAGCCCTGGCATTTctgggagaaaagcagcagatgagTCGTTTGCGTGTGCAGTGGAGCCGGCAGCTCCACAGCACCCACGGAAGAATGCAGCTCCGCTTCCCAGGCGACACCCCTTCCCGAAACGTGAGGAGAAACCACTCATCTGTGCCAGTGCTGGGCAGTACCAGGCTCTTCCTCCACAGCCAGCACCCTCTCTGGACctcacatcctcctcctcctgccctgacTACATCCCAAGCCTTCTCCAGATATCACAAATTTTCCGCATTTTtgcaccagctgcagcagcagccctgcaagtcctcctgccttccccagaagGTGGTGCAGATCGGGCAGTGCACATCAGTCTTGGTGTTCCTCCTCTTGCACCCTCACCTGCAGCTGccagtggaaaaagggaaaaggtttgTGTCAGCTCTGGTTGTGTGTCTAGTTCAAAATCAGATCGGGGTGGAACCACCAGGTAGCCCAACCCAACACCGGTGAAACCTTCCCACAAGGCTTGTGAGGGCAGACCGGGGACATCAGAGCCAAGGTGGTGGTCACAGCCACCTAGCACCACTGGGACAGGGGGCCTCAGGGCTCCTCTCTCAGCTGACTTTATGGATGAGATGAAGCTGTCACGATGTGAGCATGAGGGTCAGCGCCACGGAGCTGCAAATGCCACATCCCCGGTGGGCATCATACTCATGTGCCCCACGCAGTGCATGGGGAGTGCCCAAAAGGGCCATGTCCTCAAAAGGCGAGCAGAGATGCGGGCTCAGCTCTACGGCTCCTGAGCTCCGTCAGGGAAGGAGCATGGGGAGAAAGCGGGGCGAGATTCCCCATTGCAGGCCGGGACCtccagcacacacaggcacaagAGGGTTGGCGGAGGCAGCCACCTCCCTGATGGGTGGTGGACCACCTCCTAGTTGGCCATGCCCATCAGCATGGCACACCTCCCTGACCGGCCACCCAAGGGGGTGCACGCACAGTTTGGAGGGATGCATGTCTGATGCAGGcgtactttttaattttttcctccccGTAACATCAGAGCTGGGTTTGCAGTTTGGACTCTAGCCCCTGCTGCTGAAGAGGAACGAATCTCCTCTCATCCTTTGAACAGCGGTACATGCTGACAAGGGCATTGCGAATAAATCTTCCCTGTGCCAGTTCCCGGGAGAATTGGGTCACCTCAGGCTGTTCCTCCCCCACCAGCCAGCGCCTCCTGGCAGAGTTGTGGAGCTGTAAATTTGGCAGAAgctgtcagggccctgaggaCACTAATAGGCCTTAATGGGTCCCACCTGGGGCCTCCGCCCCACAGGCCCAGGAAGCCATTAAAGCTCAGCCTTGGGCTGTTAGTCTTTCCTTGATCCATGTTGTAGGAGCACCGGTCTGCAGATCAGTGGTGCCTGGCTATGGGCTGACTTCTTGGCCTGTTCTCACACCTGCCTCACCACTATGGACCTGTCTGGACTGTGTCTGACCCTGCTTACCCTCACCACATCTCATCCTGACCTGGGACCTgcctcatcacctgcccgatgaACTGGACTCTCTTTGAACTTGGTGGCCACCTCTGAGTCTCCTCTCCTTGCCTCTCAGCTACTGTGGCTGCTGAGAGAGCTGCGTTACTGGCCGCCTGTTCCTAAGCTCTTCAGACCTCCTGCTTCCTGACAGTGCTCTGTGTATACAACACCAACTGGAGAGAACTCGAAGCCCAGCAGGCTGGGTGGGATTTCTGGTCAATCTTactcatcttttctttcccatttcagacACACAGGCTTCTCCTGCAGCAGTCCAACCCCTGAGAGCACCCCGGAGTAAATGTGCAACCTGGAGGAggctgaaagaagaaacagagcacGACCTGCTTCTTGGGGGCCCTCTGACCAAATGCTTCCAGTTTTACAGAGGCTTCACTTTGCTTGAGCCCTGGGCATAAACAGTCCATGTCCCAGGTGCCCGCTGTCCCTGGCATGGCTGGGCACAGCTCCActcgtgctgctgctgggcacacATAGCTGGAAAAGGAGGAACTGATGGGGAGCGTGATGGTCGGTTCTAGGTGTAGTGATCAGGAAAGAGTGGTCTGCAGGATCCTGAAGGGATTGGGAAAGGTGAGTAGTGATACACAGACTCTGGTCTTCGCCTTGTCCAGGCAGCTGCTAAGTGGGATCCTGTGGGATGCGGCTCTGAAGAGTGAAGGAGTTCAGGAGACCTGGCAGGTCTTTAAGGACAGGATCTTCTGAGTCCATCCCAATAATCAGGTAAACACGTAGGTGAACCAGGAGATGGGTTTGGCTAAGCTGAATTAAACTCGTGACTGAACTCCGATGCGAAAAGGCAGTATGGAGGGGGTGGAGGCATGGGCAGGCCATCAGGAGAAATAGGGAAATCTTGCCTGGGCTTGTAGGGTCAatgttaggaaagccaaagctcgCTTTGTTGAGATGTGAAAAGAACATGAAGTCTTCTACAGATGAAGTAAAACTTTAAAAGTAGTACTACTTTAGTTATAGGAGACCTCATTTGCCTTGCACATCTCAACAAACTTCTTTAGTTGTAGAAAGCTGAAGAAGGAGAGCGCTCACAAAGGCACCGCTGCTGACCAAGACACGTGGCAGTGGCCACAGACAAAGCTGAGGTCCTCCATGCCTTCTTGGCCCTCAGGCTTCACCAACAAAGTCTCCCAGGCGGTGTGCCTGGAGGCAGGGTTCGGAGAGAAGGATAACCCACTGtggatgggggggtcagggtggttATTACTTGGAGAGCCATAAAAACCTGtgagcccagggaagtggtgtcCAAGGGTGCTAAGAGGTGGCCGGGGATGCTGGCCGGTGTTCTTGCAAGACCACTTGTAACAtcataaagaaaaatcacagaaccatctaggttggaaggaacctttaagatcatcaagtccaaccatcaacctaacgctgacaaacccaccactaccccatgtccctcagcaccccgtctgcccggcttttaaatatctccagggatggcgactccaccacttccctgggcagcccattccaatgcttgataacactttcagtgaagaaattttttctaacaCTCATCCTATacgcgcccccgcccccccaagcacaacttgaggctgtttcctcttgtcctatcgcctgttccttgggagaagagactgaccaccATCCATCATGTAGCAACACCTGCTGGAGCACATTCCTGAGcagatggaaaagcaggaaatgaTGGGGAACAGGCAGCTTGGGCTGAAAAGGGGTAAATGCGCCCTGATCACCACCTGTGAGGGGAAAATGGGGTTTGTGGGGCGAGGGCAGAGCAGCAACGGTCCATCTGGTGCAATCTCCCACCGCGTCCGGGTGGAGGGATGACCCGGTCTGGGACTGGGGGGGATGCGCAGAGGGGTgaggagccggcggggggggggagggggggcgaagGTTGGGGTTAACGGGTCGTACCCCACCTGGATGTGGGCAGCAAGTGGGGTCCGTCCTGACAGACGGCTGAGGGGGAGCGGGTTGGTCTGTGGGAGCGGGGAAGgctgggggggagccggggccgggctgagGGAGCGGGTCGGGCTGAAGGACGGGCTGAGGGGGAACGGGACAGGTTGAAAGGCAGCGGGACGGTCTGAGGGAGGGCGTCGGTGTGTGGGAGCGGGGAAGACGGGAACGGGCTGAGGGGCACCGGGACGGGCTGAGGGAGCGTgtcggcggcggggagccggggccgggctgagGCCCGctgagggggagcggggcgggctgTGGGCGGCCGAGGAGGGCGGttcgccccgcggccgccgggggtgtgtgtggggcggTTCGCCCCGCGGccgcgccccccaccccgcgGTGTATAAGCGCCGTTCGACGGCGGGCGGGAGCGGGTCCCTCCGGGGCGGCCATGGCGGCGCTgcgctgcctcctgctgctgctctgcggTGCCGCGCTGGGGCCCGCCGTACACCTCGACTTCGCCGAGCACCGCAGCCAGGCGGCCAAGATCAAGGTCAACCCCCGCGGCAACCTGTGGGCCACAGGtaccggggcggggaggggggacggggaggcggACGGGCGTGTGGCGGAGGGACTGTCCCCCCCGCCGGGACCCTCCGCCTCCCCGGGCTGCCTGCGGGGAGCCCCGTGCGCCACCCCACAGGGcggagggggatgctggggggctgGCAGGACCCATAgcgggcaggaggagagcagggcagggatggggcaacctCCTCCCACGTCTCTTGGTGACAGGTCCAGCACCTGTTGAACCCCAGAGGGTCCCGTCAGCAGCAGAGGGAAGTTTCCCGAAGTCCCGTCTGGACTTGGGATTTCTGGGTTTCTCCTCGCTTGGTTGTTACTCACTAATTTAGGGCATCGGGTTTGCTCGGTGCTTCTCGTTGACTTGTGCTGGCGTGAGGTCGCCCAtcacagctgctgcctctctccTCCCGGGCGTTGTGCGGGCACACAAGCGCGTTGTGTTGCAGGTCACTTCATGGGGAAGAAGAGTGTCACGGGCTCCCCGCACCTGGAGTCGCCGGAGGAGCCTGCAGTGCCGATGGTCTTCGGTCCCTCTCTCAGAGCCCTGCTGGAGGACATGATGGAACTGCTTACCCGCGAGCTCCTGAAAATCCTCTTGCAAGAGAGACTTTTGGATGAGAACCAAGGGAAATATGACCTCACTGACCAGGTGAATATTGACTAAGACGGAGGGAGATGCTCcgagcagggaggtggtggagatgTTAATCTGCCTTGCTGCAGACGGGCAGCAGATGCACAGCTGCTAGAGGTGTATTCCCCCACTTTCTGCTCCTGTTAACTGCCCTTAAACCATTTCTTAAGATCAGCTATAAAAGGGCAGAGGAGAAGTCTCCCTAAGCTTGTGTCTAGCTGTGCAGTGGCTAATAGTCCCAAATGCTTGGGAAGGGTGTGAGGATGAGCAAGGGATGCTTTGATGGAGCTGTGGCAGTGGTGATCTCCAGCCCAGGGCTTGTTAATAAGCATCTGAGTCTTCCTCAGCCAGATGCAGCAGAGGGTGGCTGGCCACTGTGGCTGCCGTGAAGAAATGTCCCCTTTTCCAGCcgctgcagggagagggaaatCCTTTCTCCCCTCTATTTCTGTAGAGAGAAGCCAAGAGAGAGACAGCCCTGTATGTGAAGGGAAAGGAGTCCGTCCTGCAAAGAGGTCTTGGGCTTCTGATGCCCCCCACCTTGCGTCTGTGTCGCTGTGGTGGGATCCCTTGTTACTGAGGGGCATATATCTCTGTTAGCTCGCCTCGCAGAGGGGAGCTGTGCGTTAGTACCGCTGCCGAGCGGGTcttggggagcaggcaggagcttcGGTAGTCCCGCTGTGCATCAGCAGATCCTCAGCCTCCTTGGCATGGCTTTTGCCTCAGAGCTCACCTGCCCCCGGGAGCAATGCACACATCCAGGTCCTCACACAGGAGGCAGAGATGGAATTGCTCAGTCCATCTGGCTCTGCTTGTCTGTTGCCTCATGTGCACTTCCCTGGTGTCTCACCCTTTCTAGTCACTGCAGGAAGTAACTGAGAGCCTAAAAGGGATGAAATCCTCTTAGGTGGGTGCTACGTGTGCTGTCCCACTGAGCTGCTGTACTTGAGGAGCTATCCTGTAACACTGCATGCAGGTAAAGCTGCTTCTGTTACCCGGGTTTAGGCAGTGCTTGCTcctgttctttgcttttctggggaaggcACAGGTGGGGAAGAGTTGCAGGGATGTGAGCCTGAGCGGCACTGGTTGTTCAAGTGTCTTCTTGACTCGGTTTCAGCAGACTAAGGCTTTCCTAGAGCACTGGTCCCAGCGGGAGAGTGCTTTCCACCATGAAGATACAGCTGAAGACACCAGCCCACCCTGCTCCCTGTATGATGCTGTGTGCTGTGGCCACTGCgctgctgcagcttttccttCTTGGATGTCgctgaaagggaggagagggctgTGAAGGTGCTGGACCCTTTGCCAGCCTTCCTGGGGAGCCTTTGAGGAGGGGGATATTTGCTGCATTAACTGCCTGAGGGGATGGATGAGCTGGGGGATGTGCTGCCCTGCCTTGTCTGCTGAGATGTTCATGAGCGTGTGGTGTGAGTTTGATAAGAGTGACCCTCGTGGCTCTCCTCTGGGTAGGTTAGTCGCGTGGGCAGTGCTCGCACTGCAGATgtgctggggcagaggctggTGCTGTATCTGGGCTGCGAGCTGGGTGCCGGTGCCCTGCCAGCCCTCTCAGTCTGCGTTCCCAGAGCTCAAAGGCAGGTCCTGGCCAAGGGCACTACCGTCAGCCTTTGGCCCGTGCGTGCTGGGTGTCAGCGCTCTGCTGCTGGAGGCGGTTTGGCTCATGGTCAAGCAGACGGTGGCCAGCTGCCTGCCTCACTGCACCGATGCCTCTCTGCTGGGAGGCGGGATGCCTTTCACGCGTGTGGCATCACAGCTCATGTGCCTGGTGTGCAGCTGGCTCCTGCTCCTCACCTTCTCCAGAAGCCTCTTGCCTCTCCTCGGCCAGTGCCCTGATGTGACAGCTGTCCCATTGGTGGCAGTGGGGACCTTGCTGGGGGATAGGTCTAGTTCTGCCCTTTGGGCACCTCTGAGTGCCTCACTAGACTCATCTCCTGCCTTTCCACTCCTTTTCTCACCACCCGTCCCCCAGGGCATCTTTGTCTCTGAGCTGCTGGTTGATATTACAGGATgacttctccctgctgcctttgAGTGCTGCCTTTGTTATGCTTTTTGGTGGGACCTTATTTTTTCTTGCTCCTGTGGGTGACAAGGTGCCAGTGCCAGTTCCTGCTGCCCTGACAGCTTTCTCACTCAGTGTGGCTGTTGTTGGATGCCTGGGGTCAGCACCCAGCCTGTGCTCGAGCTGAGGAACACGTGTGCTCTGTTCGCCACCTGCCTTATGAGCTGTTTAATTGCTCTGCTCCTTGAAACTCTCTGTCCGCACCCTGATCAGGATCTGTCACTTCCATCTCAGATAGgtttagaaaaacaaagatgCTTCTCCTTTCCTTGGGACCCCCTGGCCAGCAAGGCAGGGATTAACGCGCTCTTTAATTGTTGTTCAGCTGCTCTAGCACGTGTGCTGTGATTCGTGGCAGGATAAGTATCGAAGGAACTTGACTTTTATTGAAAAACCCAGTgggcttttccttttctgagggTGTCAGTGATCATTCCCAAAGGGATTCTTCCTTTCTGTGGGGCCCTTCTAAGCATTAAATAAATCCCAGGGCGTAGTCTTTTTGCCTGCTCTCCCTTTGCGGGGTTTAGTCCTGCCTGCTGCCGTTGGGTTTTCTCTCAAGATGTTTCCTGTCCCTTTGCAAAGCGGGAACCTGTGTGCTGCTCCGTGCTTGTGATGGCAGAAGTTGCACAGAGCAGAAGGGGTTTGCACAAACAGGGAttcctgttttgtcttttaaaccaCATGTGGCAGGCAGGGCTTGGCTCTCAGCGCACTGGGGCTTCACAGTGCCACCCCATTGCCCTTTGTGACAAGGATTTGGCTGACAGAGGAGGACCGTCCCCATCCCTTGTCGTCTTGTGTGTGTGGTGTCATTTCTCCAGCAGACAGATGGGGTGAGGCCACGTCTGTGGAGTGGAATGGCTCCAGGGGTGAGGGGAGAGCCCTTCTGCGCGAAGGCAGATGCTGCCTTGCGTTATCTCCGGGACCTCTGGGCAGTACACAATCCCACAAAATCCCTCTGTAGCTCTTCCCTGCAGTGTTTTGTGTCTCTTTTGTGCCTTCTCGCATAACTCTCTGCTGAATCAGGCCCCGAGGCTGCTCTTgttcctgcagcccagcccagtgGCCGCTCTCTCGGTGGGCTGCTGGAGTTCGCCTCTGATGTCTGTCAGCTGTGGGCCAGCTGTTGGAGCCCAGGATGGGAGGCAGGAGCCAAGCTTCTGACCCTCTCCTTCTCATGTGCTGTCTTGAGCCACCCCTGGAAGTGCCGTCATGGTGCAGCGTGGGACGTTTGTCTCATCTTCTGCCCCGTGGTACCCAGCAGGAGGTGTTGGCGGAGGCTGCGTATGGGACCCAGTGTCTCACCGTTGTGCCTTTTCTTGTAGGAGACAGGGCTTTTAACAAAGGTGCTGGAGAAGTatttttcaaactgaaggagcACGGCCGTGGAGGATGAGGTCTGCAGGCTCGGCCACGCGTGGCAAAACGGAGGAGAGCATCGTCCTTGTGGGTTACTGTAGCAACatcacttttatttattatttctgtaatattGTTAATAGTGATTGCTTGTATGAAAAGCAGAGCCTCCCTGtatatttcctctgttttctggtTTCTTGATGTCTGATGTGCCCCTGTGAATAAAACTGGCTCTTTGCACAGACTAGCTCAGACTTTTCggagggcgggcggggagggagacAGACCCCTGGGGCTTGTGCAGGAACTGGGAGCAGGAGCACGTGGTGGGGGCTGGAGGGAAGCTCCTGGCTCTGGGCAGACAGGAGGGGATGGGATTCTgtccctgcagcctctgctcgCTGGAGGAGGAGACCCTGACTGCTGCACAGCAAAATTCCAACCGTGGGTGAGCTGATTAC
Protein-coding sequences here:
- the NMB gene encoding neuromedin-B, coding for MAALRCLLLLLCGAALGPAVHLDFAEHRSQAAKIKVNPRGNLWATGHFMGKKSVTGSPHLESPEEPAVPMVFGPSLRALLEDMMELLTRELLKILLQERLLDENQGKYDLTDQETGLLTKVLEKYFSN